The stretch of DNA ACGGAACCATTCTCTGGGACTCGCACGCCATCGCCGCCTACTTGGTGGATAAGTACGCCAAATCGGACGAGTTGTATCCCAAGGATCTGGTCAAGCGGGCGATTATCAACCAGCGTCTGATCTTTGACGCCAGCGTCATCTTCGCCAGCTTGGGCAACGTCAGCGGTCCCTTCTGGGTGAATGGCGTTACTGTGGTGCCCCAGGAAAAACTGGACACCATTCACAGGGGTCTGGCGCTGCTGGAGACCTTCCTCAGCAGCAGTCCTTACCTGGCCGGCGATTCTCTGACCCTCGCCGATCTAAACACTGGACCCACTGTCAGCTCCCTGCCCGCCGCAGTCGATATTGATCCTGCGGTCTATCCCAAGGTCACCGCCTGGCTGGATCGCCTCAACCAGATCCCCTACTTCAAGGAGATCAACGAGGCTCCGGCTCAGGGATACGTCAGCTTCCTTCGCAGCCAGTGGACCAAACTGGGCGATAAGTGAGCCATATGCTAAAGGAAAAATCAGCGAGAACCAACAAAAATACGAATAAAGGCATGTTATTTATGTTCCATCCATTCCCAATTTGCACCTACATTTGTAAAACATAAACTtttcaattattaaaaatatttgtttgaaacaaaatatctatCCTGATCGTTTGTGTTCATTGTTCAGTGTAAGTGAGCTGACAGAGGCAGAACAATACCCTttacgctgccgaccgctgggtTACAGGTTATTTTGGAAAGATATTTATGTTTGGCCATCTTTATTAGGAGCTAAGTCAACTAGGTTAGTGTGTGA from Drosophila takahashii strain IR98-3 E-12201 chromosome 2R, DtakHiC1v2, whole genome shotgun sequence encodes:
- the LOC108069412 gene encoding glutathione S-transferase 1-like — its product is MSSSGIVLYGVDLSPCVRAVKIVLKALNLDYKYKEVNLQAGEHLSEEYLKMNPQHTVPVLDDNGTILWDSHAIAAYLVDKYAKSDELYPKDLVKRAIINQRLIFDASVIFASLGNVSGPFWVNGVTVVPQEKLDTIHRGLALLETFLSSSPYLAGDSLTLADLNTGPTVSSLPAAVDIDPAVYPKVTAWLDRLNQIPYFKEINEAPAQGYVSFLRSQWTKLGDK